A single region of the Schistocerca serialis cubense isolate TAMUIC-IGC-003099 chromosome 7, iqSchSeri2.2, whole genome shotgun sequence genome encodes:
- the LOC126412401 gene encoding RNA polymerase II elongation factor ELL-like isoform X2 has product MSVNYTKIMNREQWSKYKADFNADYSEYRRLHSEVEKVSQRFADLEKSLKQQVKFSPEWKSIQKQIIQEYEETKRDQEFQDAKKRFQYLHEKLSLIKRLVSEYDAAQNYTDPYLTQHMKCCL; this is encoded by the exons ATGTCAGT GaattacacaaaaataatgaacagGGAGCAATGGAGTAAATATAAAGCTGACTTCAATGCAGATTATTCAGAATACAGAAGACTTCACTCTGAAGTTGAAAAAGTTTCCCAGAGATTTGCTGATTTAGAAAAGAGCTTAAAGCAACAAGTAAAGTTTAGCCCTGAATGGAAG AGCatacaaaaacaaattattcaggaaTATGAGGAAACAAAGCGTGATCAGGAGTTCCAAGATGCCAAGAAGAGGTTTCAGTATCTGCATGAAAAACTGTCACTCATCAAACGCCTGGTTTCTGAATACGATGCAGCACAGAATTATACTGACCCTTACCTCACTCAGCACATGAAATGCTGCTTGTAA
- the LOC126412401 gene encoding RNA polymerase II elongation factor ELL-like isoform X1, translated as MPGTQKLGFTNYTKIMNREQWSKYKADFNADYSEYRRLHSEVEKVSQRFADLEKSLKQQVKFSPEWKSIQKQIIQEYEETKRDQEFQDAKKRFQYLHEKLSLIKRLVSEYDAAQNYTDPYLTQHMKCCL; from the exons ATGCCGGGGACGCAGAAGCTGGGCTTTAC GaattacacaaaaataatgaacagGGAGCAATGGAGTAAATATAAAGCTGACTTCAATGCAGATTATTCAGAATACAGAAGACTTCACTCTGAAGTTGAAAAAGTTTCCCAGAGATTTGCTGATTTAGAAAAGAGCTTAAAGCAACAAGTAAAGTTTAGCCCTGAATGGAAG AGCatacaaaaacaaattattcaggaaTATGAGGAAACAAAGCGTGATCAGGAGTTCCAAGATGCCAAGAAGAGGTTTCAGTATCTGCATGAAAAACTGTCACTCATCAAACGCCTGGTTTCTGAATACGATGCAGCACAGAATTATACTGACCCTTACCTCACTCAGCACATGAAATGCTGCTTGTAA